The Nocardioides campestrisoli genome includes a window with the following:
- a CDS encoding acyl-CoA dehydrogenase family protein has translation MNFADRDPALRPLLDQLLSPDDRTRIEPVLDDLGAVAATELDDLAATADRNPPVLRAYAPDGTRIDAVDHHPAYQEMCRLAFERYGLAAMSHRPGVLGWPTRVPHVVKYALSYLFVQSEFGLACPLSMTDSAARVLRLFDPERFAAEIDALSSPTLEGLATGAMFMTEKQGGTDVGQTATTATATVTPEGTHWTLSGHKWFCSNVAADLILTLARVPGQGEGTRGLGLFLVPRVRPDGTPNGLRIDRLKDKLGSRSMASGEVTLEEAWAQPVGDLTRGFPQMAEMLNVSRLSNAMRATALMRRAVRESVDHTRERVVFGQRLFDQPLMRQTLLPLALHAEAGLGLVLESASRLDDADAGDPHAAAMVRVLTPLAKNTLCKRARQVTGEAMEVRGGNGYIEDWVNPRLLRDAHLGSIWEGSSNVICLDVLRCMTREQSHRVLAGAYVGRLAALDHPRVEPAASTLVGRWQHLRSRGEQLLAMSRFDQEAAIGAYAEDLCHAVMATLLLERAQRELAAGLGHRALLLAHTWLHWLADPRLTSPPALHVLDQVVDGGEVSAEVAQSAYDAIGTASRHHAEAGTRG, from the coding sequence GTGAACTTCGCCGACCGTGATCCCGCGCTGCGTCCCCTGCTGGACCAACTGCTCTCCCCAGACGACCGCACCCGGATCGAGCCCGTCCTCGACGACCTCGGCGCGGTGGCCGCCACCGAGCTCGACGACCTGGCCGCCACCGCCGACCGCAACCCGCCGGTGCTGCGCGCCTACGCCCCGGACGGCACCCGGATCGACGCCGTCGACCACCACCCGGCGTACCAAGAGATGTGCCGGCTCGCCTTCGAGCGCTACGGGCTCGCGGCCATGTCCCACCGCCCCGGCGTCCTGGGCTGGCCCACCCGGGTGCCGCACGTGGTCAAGTACGCCCTCTCCTACCTGTTCGTGCAGTCGGAGTTCGGCCTGGCGTGCCCGCTGTCGATGACCGACTCCGCCGCCCGGGTGCTGCGCCTCTTCGACCCCGAGCGCTTCGCCGCCGAGATCGACGCCCTGAGCAGCCCCACCCTGGAGGGCCTCGCCACCGGCGCGATGTTCATGACCGAGAAGCAGGGCGGCACCGACGTCGGGCAGACCGCCACCACCGCCACCGCCACCGTCACCCCGGAGGGCACGCACTGGACGCTGAGCGGCCACAAGTGGTTCTGCTCCAACGTGGCCGCCGACCTGATCCTCACCCTGGCCCGGGTCCCCGGTCAGGGCGAGGGAACCCGCGGGCTCGGCCTCTTCCTGGTGCCCCGGGTGCGTCCCGACGGCACGCCCAACGGACTGCGGATCGACCGGCTCAAGGACAAGCTCGGCAGCCGGTCGATGGCCAGCGGCGAGGTCACGCTGGAGGAGGCCTGGGCGCAGCCGGTCGGCGACCTGACCCGCGGCTTCCCGCAGATGGCGGAGATGCTCAACGTCTCCCGGCTCTCCAACGCGATGCGCGCCACGGCCCTGATGCGCCGCGCGGTGCGCGAGTCGGTGGACCACACCCGGGAGCGGGTGGTCTTCGGCCAGCGGCTCTTCGACCAGCCGCTGATGCGCCAGACCCTGCTGCCGCTCGCCCTGCACGCCGAGGCGGGTCTCGGCCTGGTGCTGGAGTCGGCCTCCCGGCTCGACGACGCGGACGCCGGTGACCCGCACGCCGCCGCGATGGTGCGGGTGCTCACCCCGCTGGCCAAGAACACCCTGTGCAAGCGCGCCCGGCAGGTGACCGGGGAGGCGATGGAGGTGCGGGGCGGCAACGGCTACATCGAGGACTGGGTCAACCCCCGGCTGCTGCGCGACGCGCACCTGGGCTCGATCTGGGAGGGCTCCTCCAACGTGATCTGCCTCGACGTGCTGCGCTGCATGACCCGCGAGCAGTCCCACCGGGTGCTGGCCGGCGCCTACGTCGGACGGCTCGCCGCGCTGGACCACCCGCGCGTCGAGCCGGCCGCCAGCACCCTGGTCGGGCGCTGGCAGCACCTGCGCAGCCGCGGCGAGCAGCTCCTGGCGATGAGCCGGTTCGACCAGGAGGCGGCGATCGGCGCGTACGCCGAGGACCTGTGCCACGCGGTGATGGCGACGCTGCTCCTCGAGCGGGCGCAGCGTGAGCTGGCCGCCGGGCTGGGACACCGCGCCCTGCTGCTGGCCCACACCTGGCTGCACTGGCTCGCCGATCCCCGGCTGACCTCCCCGCCGGCACTGCACGTGCTCGACCAGGTCGTCGACGGCGGCGAGGTGAGCGCCGAGGTGGCCCAGTCCGCGTACGACGCCATCGGCACTGCGTCGCGCCACCACGCCGAGGCGGGCACCCGTGGCTGA
- a CDS encoding LysR substrate-binding domain-containing protein, translated as MELRHLAGFVAVAEELHFGRAAARLHISQPPLSQQIRLLERELGTALFDRSTRSVRLTEAGRSFLDPAREVLASAAVARRAALAAGRGEVGRVSLGYAGTGSAVTMPVLTRAVAARLPGIEFVLAGPYYSGETVGRVVDGSLDLAFTAVAGIRGLSGRVVRHDPLMVAVPDAHPCASRPEVALADLAEEQFVAFPSARGSEVRELALRSCLAAGFTPRVTQEAPDTFSLLALVAAGVGVALVVEAARSITLDGVVFVPLAGDPPVLPMSLVWRASDDSPALRAVLEVAEEVLPTVAG; from the coding sequence GTGGAGCTGAGGCACTTGGCGGGGTTCGTCGCCGTCGCGGAGGAGCTGCACTTCGGCCGGGCGGCCGCCCGGCTGCACATCTCGCAGCCGCCGCTGAGCCAGCAGATCCGGCTGCTCGAGCGCGAGCTCGGGACGGCGCTCTTCGACCGCAGCACCCGGTCGGTCCGGCTCACCGAGGCGGGTCGGTCCTTCCTGGACCCGGCCCGGGAGGTGCTGGCCTCCGCGGCCGTCGCCCGCCGGGCCGCGCTGGCCGCCGGCCGCGGGGAGGTCGGCCGGGTCTCGCTGGGGTACGCCGGCACCGGCAGCGCCGTGACCATGCCGGTGCTGACCAGGGCCGTCGCGGCCCGGCTGCCGGGCATCGAGTTCGTCCTGGCCGGTCCCTACTACTCGGGCGAGACCGTCGGCCGGGTCGTCGACGGCAGCCTGGACCTGGCCTTCACCGCCGTCGCCGGGATCCGCGGGCTGAGCGGCCGGGTGGTCCGCCACGATCCGCTGATGGTGGCGGTGCCGGACGCCCATCCGTGCGCGAGCCGTCCGGAGGTGGCCCTGGCCGACCTGGCCGAGGAGCAGTTCGTCGCCTTCCCCTCGGCCCGGGGCTCGGAGGTCCGCGAGCTCGCGCTGCGCTCCTGCCTGGCGGCCGGGTTCACCCCGCGGGTGACACAGGAGGCCCCGGACACGTTCAGCCTCCTCGCCCTGGTCGCGGCCGGGGTGGGGGTCGCGCTGGTGGTCGAGGCGGCGCGCAGCATCACCCTGGACGGCGTCGTCTTCGTCCCGCTGGCGGGCGACCCGCCGGTGCTGCCGATGTCGCTGGTGTGGCGCGCGAGCGACGACTCCCCGGCTCTGCGGGCCGTGCTCGAGGTGGCCGAGGAGGTGCTCCCCACGGTCGCCGGGTGA
- the icmF gene encoding fused isobutyryl-CoA mutase/GTPase IcmF, producing the protein MSSTPAPSGLHVPQHPIRLVTASSLFDGHDASINIMRRIFQSQGCEVIHLGHNRSVQEVVDAALEEDVQGVAVSSYQGGHVEYFEFLVESLRAAGAGHVKVVGGGGGVIVPAEIARLRESGVTIFSPEDGQRLGLVGMINQVVADCDFDPWTVRQVTAEEVLTGDRTAAARALTGAETGQLPADVLARITEAAAARSTPVLGITGTGGSGKSSLTDELVRRFRVDQQDKLRIAVIAVDPTRRKGGGALLGDRIRANSLDGDRIFFRSLATRGAHEVPEHLGDVIACVKAAGFDLVVVETPGIGQGDAAIVPFVDTSLYVMTPEFGAASQLEKIDMLDFADTVAINKFERRGAKDALRDVGRQMVRNREAFGKQPHEMPVFGTSAATFNDDGVTALYQHLRDLLAERGLPVTEGTLPHVDVRHSSGIRQVVPTERVRYLAEITETVRGYHARTEELAEAARRVQRLDIVKGELVKTGDSADNVGGLLEQARKELPHEVADQIEAWPAVVESYSGDEQVVRVRDKEIHTKLTRESLSGNKIPRVALPRYTDHGELVRFWRRENLPGYFPFTAGVFPFKRDGEDPARMFAGEGDPARTNRRFKILSADGEATRLSTAFDSVTLYGRDPDPRPDVYGKVGTSGVSVATLDDMKVLYDGFDLVAPSTSVSMTINGPAPTVLAFFLNTVIDQQVDAFREREGREPDEAEHEQLTAYALANVRGTVQADILKEDQGQNTCLFSTEFSLRMMADIQEWFIAKQVRNFYSVSISGYHIAEAGANPISQLAFTLANGFTYVEAYLARGMDIDDFAPNLSFFFSNGMDPEYSVLGRVARRIWAVAMKEKYGAGERSQKLKYHVQTSGRSLHAQEMDFNDIRTTLQALIAIYDNANSLHTNAFDEAVTTPTEESVRRALAIQLIINREWGLAMNENPLQGSFIIDELTDLVEEAVLREFDSINERGGVLGAMETGYQRGRIQDESMLYEHRKHDGSLPIIGVNTFVRPDSDASPAEVELARATESEKESQLRRVREFQGSHASEAQQALARLKDAAVSGENVFAVLMDAARVCSLQQVTEAFFEVGGQYRRNV; encoded by the coding sequence TGATCCACCTCGGGCACAACCGCTCCGTGCAGGAGGTCGTCGACGCCGCCCTCGAGGAGGACGTGCAGGGCGTCGCCGTCTCGTCGTACCAGGGCGGGCACGTGGAGTACTTCGAGTTCCTCGTCGAGTCGCTGCGCGCAGCCGGCGCCGGGCACGTCAAGGTGGTCGGCGGAGGCGGCGGCGTGATCGTGCCGGCCGAGATCGCGCGGCTGCGCGAGTCGGGGGTGACCATCTTCTCCCCCGAGGACGGCCAGCGGCTCGGCCTCGTCGGGATGATCAACCAGGTCGTCGCCGACTGCGACTTCGACCCGTGGACCGTCCGGCAGGTCACCGCCGAGGAGGTGCTCACCGGCGACCGGACCGCAGCGGCCCGGGCGCTGACCGGCGCCGAGACCGGCCAGCTGCCCGCCGACGTGCTCGCCCGGATCACCGAGGCCGCGGCCGCGCGGAGCACCCCGGTGCTCGGCATCACCGGCACCGGCGGCTCGGGCAAGTCCAGCCTGACCGACGAGCTGGTCCGGCGCTTCCGCGTCGACCAGCAGGACAAGCTGCGGATCGCCGTGATCGCCGTCGACCCGACCCGGCGCAAGGGCGGCGGCGCCCTGCTGGGCGACCGGATCCGCGCCAACAGCCTGGACGGCGACCGCATCTTCTTCCGCTCCCTGGCCACCCGCGGCGCCCACGAGGTGCCCGAGCACCTGGGCGACGTGATCGCCTGCGTCAAGGCCGCCGGCTTCGACCTGGTCGTCGTCGAGACCCCCGGCATCGGCCAGGGCGACGCGGCGATCGTGCCGTTCGTCGACACCTCGCTCTACGTGATGACGCCCGAGTTCGGCGCCGCCTCCCAGCTGGAGAAGATCGACATGCTCGACTTCGCCGACACGGTGGCGATCAACAAGTTCGAGCGCCGCGGCGCCAAGGACGCGCTGCGCGACGTCGGCCGGCAGATGGTGCGCAACCGCGAGGCGTTCGGCAAGCAGCCGCACGAGATGCCGGTCTTCGGCACCAGCGCCGCCACCTTCAACGACGACGGCGTCACCGCGCTCTACCAGCACCTGCGCGACCTGCTCGCCGAGCGGGGCCTGCCGGTGACCGAGGGCACCCTGCCGCACGTCGACGTCCGCCACTCCTCCGGCATCCGGCAGGTGGTGCCGACCGAGCGGGTGCGCTACCTCGCCGAGATCACCGAGACCGTGCGCGGCTACCACGCCCGCACCGAGGAGCTGGCCGAGGCGGCCCGTCGGGTGCAGCGGCTCGACATCGTCAAGGGCGAGCTGGTGAAGACCGGCGACAGCGCCGACAACGTGGGCGGCCTGCTCGAGCAGGCGCGCAAGGAGCTCCCGCACGAGGTGGCCGACCAGATCGAGGCCTGGCCCGCGGTCGTGGAGTCCTACTCCGGCGACGAGCAGGTGGTGCGGGTCCGTGACAAGGAGATCCACACCAAGCTGACCCGGGAGTCCCTGAGCGGCAACAAGATCCCCAGGGTCGCGCTCCCCCGCTACACCGACCACGGCGAGCTGGTCCGGTTCTGGCGCCGGGAGAACCTGCCGGGCTACTTCCCCTTCACCGCCGGCGTCTTCCCGTTCAAGCGCGACGGCGAGGACCCCGCCCGGATGTTCGCCGGCGAGGGCGACCCCGCCCGGACCAACCGCCGGTTCAAGATCCTCTCCGCCGACGGCGAGGCCACCCGGCTCTCCACCGCGTTCGACTCCGTCACCCTGTACGGCCGCGACCCCGACCCGCGCCCCGACGTCTACGGCAAGGTCGGCACCTCGGGCGTCTCGGTGGCGACGTTGGACGACATGAAGGTGCTCTACGACGGCTTCGACCTGGTCGCGCCGTCGACCAGCGTGTCGATGACGATCAACGGGCCGGCGCCCACCGTGCTGGCGTTCTTCCTCAACACCGTGATCGACCAGCAGGTCGACGCGTTCCGCGAGCGGGAGGGTCGCGAGCCCGACGAGGCCGAGCACGAGCAGCTCACGGCGTACGCCCTGGCGAACGTGCGCGGCACCGTCCAGGCCGACATTCTCAAGGAGGACCAGGGGCAGAACACCTGCCTGTTCTCCACCGAGTTCAGCTTGCGGATGATGGCCGACATCCAGGAGTGGTTCATCGCCAAGCAGGTGCGCAACTTCTACTCGGTCTCCATCTCCGGCTACCACATCGCCGAGGCCGGGGCGAACCCGATCAGCCAGCTCGCGTTCACGCTGGCCAACGGCTTCACCTACGTCGAGGCCTACCTGGCCCGGGGCATGGACATCGACGACTTCGCCCCCAACCTGTCCTTCTTCTTCTCCAACGGCATGGACCCGGAGTACAGCGTGCTCGGTCGCGTCGCCCGCCGGATCTGGGCGGTGGCGATGAAGGAGAAGTACGGCGCGGGCGAGCGCTCGCAGAAGCTGAAGTACCACGTGCAGACCTCCGGCCGGTCCCTGCACGCGCAGGAGATGGACTTCAACGACATCCGCACCACGCTGCAGGCCCTGATCGCCATCTACGACAACGCCAACAGCCTGCACACCAACGCGTTCGACGAGGCGGTCACCACCCCGACCGAGGAGTCGGTGCGTCGCGCGCTGGCGATCCAGCTGATCATCAACCGCGAGTGGGGCCTGGCGATGAACGAGAACCCGCTCCAGGGCTCCTTCATCATCGACGAGCTCACCGACCTGGTCGAGGAGGCCGTGCTGCGCGAGTTCGACTCGATCAACGAGCGCGGCGGCGTGCTCGGCGCGATGGAGACCGGCTACCAGCGTGGCCGGATCCAGGACGAGTCGATGCTCTACGAGCACCGCAAGCACGACGGGTCGCTGCCGATCATCGGGGTCAACACCTTCGTCCGCCCCGACTCCGACGCCTCGCCGGCCGAGGTCGAGCTGGCCCGCGCGACCGAGTCGGAGAAGGAGTCCCAGCTGCGCCGGGTGCGCGAGTTCCAGGGCTCGCACGCGAGCGAGGCGCAGCAGGCGCTGGCTCGGCTCAAGGACGCCGCGGTCTCCGGCGAGAACGTCTTCGCGGTGCTGATGGACGCCGCCCGGGTCTGCTCCCTGCAGCAGGTGACCGAGGCGTTCTTCGAGGTCGGCGGGCAGTACCGGCGCAACGTCTGA